From the Aquitalea magnusonii genome, one window contains:
- a CDS encoding DUF932 domain-containing protein, whose product MSHLIESMAFVGATPWHGLGNPLSPQQPLEVWLTEAGMDWRIEQSDVLFNVADDGMHIRPFADSKVLYRSDSLAPLSVVSPRYKVVQPSEVLEFYRDLVSAGGFELETAGVLKGGRKLWALAKTGQEALLKGGDRMKAYLLLATSCDGTLCTTAQFTSVRVVCNNTLQMAVKDRTGAVKVPHSTVFDPQSVKDALGLGLSAWDRFIGNIKQLSQRSVSPEEACQFFREVLDEPLAEGTEDAVTSKALQQVSALYSGGGMGSMLAGTRGTAWGLVNAMTEYVDHRRRARSQDYRLDSSWFGQGAQLKGKALEHALALVE is encoded by the coding sequence ATGTCCCATCTCATCGAATCCATGGCCTTTGTCGGGGCCACGCCCTGGCATGGTCTGGGCAATCCGCTTTCTCCCCAACAACCTTTGGAAGTGTGGCTGACTGAAGCCGGCATGGACTGGCGTATCGAGCAGAGTGATGTCTTGTTCAACGTAGCCGACGACGGCATGCACATCCGGCCGTTTGCTGATTCCAAGGTGCTGTATCGCTCCGACTCTCTGGCACCACTGTCGGTGGTCTCGCCGCGTTACAAGGTGGTACAGCCGTCGGAAGTACTGGAGTTCTATCGCGACCTGGTCAGCGCCGGTGGCTTTGAGCTGGAAACCGCTGGGGTATTGAAGGGGGGCCGTAAACTGTGGGCACTGGCCAAGACAGGGCAGGAAGCCCTGCTCAAAGGCGGTGATCGGATGAAAGCCTATTTGCTGCTAGCCACCAGTTGTGATGGCACGCTATGCACAACCGCCCAGTTCACGTCGGTACGGGTGGTGTGCAACAACACCCTGCAGATGGCAGTGAAGGATAGAACCGGCGCGGTGAAGGTGCCCCACTCCACTGTGTTTGATCCGCAGTCCGTGAAGGATGCGCTGGGCCTTGGTCTGTCCGCTTGGGACCGCTTCATTGGGAACATCAAGCAGCTGTCGCAGCGCTCGGTTTCTCCTGAAGAAGCCTGTCAGTTCTTCCGCGAGGTGCTGGATGAGCCATTGGCGGAGGGTACGGAGGATGCAGTCACCTCGAAGGCACTGCAGCAGGTGTCGGCACTGTATAGCGGTGGTGGCATGGGTTCAATGCTAGCCGGTACTCGTGGTACGGCCTGGGGGCTGGTGAATGCGATGACCGAGTATGTGGATCATCGCCGTCGTGCTCGCAGTCAGGACTACCGGCTGGATTCCTCCTGGTTCGGTCAGGGTGCGCAACTCAAGGGCAAGGCGCTGGAACATGCACTGGCCTTGGTGGAGTGA
- a CDS encoding GIY-YIG nuclease family protein, with the protein MSGRITFRRNQQDGRVFFGCSNYYRSACKFNADIPERPGYVYVLANPGYHQNGVPILKIGYTTNTMVASLAQINSTGVPFEFQVKYQEIVWKAWATMHQAHKSLHTKRLNPDSDERDFFVCTIEEAIAAVKTAVQGDISYRAERPPVPDKDDDDVDSEALQEPDAAEQEAARKAWSENTRTDTPGYVYVLTNEVYHYQNAPLLKIGYTGWEPQNRADALYHWEHKSRNYRGVPQRFNVAFFARFEHAFDAEQRVHELLKASRVNHRREFFSCTLEEAKLAIQAERDREVLQDIPAKIILDSSPVQVEKQELAPRPAPAPAPAPAPAPAPAPIIVAPVRPERPPLVLSPTTSHHVSPKHWRPTRRQVIAGLILAGFVSAVVPGYHFLSNWLSSLQTPAATQAPAPAPAPHPKPKKAHGHPKKKKKKHKTAKVTPPAEGTPEPPPQYETPQPADIAPSNQAGDATPG; encoded by the coding sequence ATGAGTGGTCGAATCACCTTTCGCAGAAACCAGCAAGATGGCCGCGTTTTCTTTGGATGCTCCAACTACTATCGGTCTGCTTGCAAGTTCAATGCCGATATCCCTGAAAGACCCGGCTATGTCTACGTACTGGCCAACCCGGGCTATCATCAAAACGGCGTACCCATCCTCAAGATTGGTTACACCACCAACACGATGGTGGCGAGCCTGGCACAGATCAACAGCACAGGGGTGCCATTCGAATTCCAGGTGAAATATCAGGAGATAGTGTGGAAGGCATGGGCGACCATGCATCAAGCCCACAAGTCCTTGCACACCAAACGCCTGAATCCTGACAGTGACGAACGGGATTTTTTTGTCTGCACCATTGAAGAGGCGATCGCTGCCGTTAAGACTGCGGTCCAAGGAGATATCAGCTATAGAGCCGAGCGACCGCCAGTGCCTGACAAGGATGACGACGATGTCGACTCAGAGGCCTTGCAGGAGCCGGATGCTGCCGAGCAGGAGGCCGCAAGAAAAGCATGGTCCGAAAATACTCGAACAGATACTCCTGGTTATGTTTATGTGCTCACCAACGAGGTCTACCACTATCAGAATGCACCTCTCCTGAAGATTGGCTATACCGGCTGGGAGCCTCAGAATCGTGCCGATGCTTTGTATCATTGGGAGCATAAATCCCGTAACTACCGGGGCGTACCCCAGCGCTTTAACGTTGCTTTTTTCGCTCGCTTCGAGCATGCATTTGATGCTGAACAGCGGGTCCATGAGTTATTGAAAGCATCTCGCGTGAATCATCGGCGCGAGTTTTTTTCCTGCACGCTGGAAGAGGCAAAATTAGCCATTCAGGCTGAGCGAGATCGTGAAGTACTCCAAGACATCCCTGCTAAAATCATCCTCGACTCAAGTCCCGTTCAGGTTGAAAAGCAAGAGCTAGCGCCTCGCCCTGCACCTGCACCTGCACCTGCACCTGCACCTGCACCTGCACCTGCACCCATCATCGTCGCTCCCGTACGTCCTGAGCGTCCACCATTGGTGCTCTCGCCGACCACCAGCCATCATGTATCCCCCAAGCACTGGCGCCCTACCCGTCGGCAGGTCATTGCAGGCTTGATCCTTGCCGGCTTTGTTTCCGCAGTTGTGCCTGGCTATCATTTCTTATCCAATTGGCTCTCATCGTTACAGACGCCAGCCGCAACACAAGCACCAGCGCCGGCGCCGGCACCCCATCCCAAGCCCAAAAAAGCGCATGGGCATCCCAAAAAGAAGAAGAAAAAACACAAAACAGCAAAGGTTACACCGCCAGCCGAGGGCACACCCGAACCGCCCCCCCAATACGAGACACCTCAGCCCGCCGATATTGCGCCCTCCAATCAAGCGGGAGACGCGACTCCAGGCTGA
- a CDS encoding ShlB/FhaC/HecB family hemolysin secretion/activation protein, whose product MVFRPLYTCSLLLIVSFSPPNAIATSLSDQEFLRQQERTRSLRQEQEIAPDVRLQQGMSGSAMDPLPANEFPCFQIQQLKVVGDQASAFSWLLTAVQAHDGALEGRCLGQKAISQLQDRMQNALIGRGYVTSRVLLAPQDISTGVLTFTFLPGRIQHIRFADGTSPRATLWNAMPAKEGDILNVRDIEQGLENFKRTPTTDADIQIMPATGPDAAPNQSDLQIQWKERIPYRLTLSVDDGGSQSTGLYQGNVTVSADNLLTLNDLFYASHNQSLGGGQSGDRGSWSDTLHYSLPVGYWLLGMTFSHNEYRQSVAGAYQSYMYHGKSENNELLLSRVIYRDAVRKTSMTLKGWQRTANSYIDDAEIDVQQRRMAGWEFGLSHREYLGAATLDTNLRYRQGTGALQSKPAPEEAFNEGTSRMRLYLADAQLEVPFRLAGESFHVNSSFRGQWNDTPLIPQDRFSIGSRYTVRGYNGENQLSAESGWFLRNDLGWFKAGMEFYLGYDYGRVSGPSAALLQGQRLAGGTLGVRGQCFGVSYDLFVSQPFGYPEHLRTPRTTGGVNLTTSF is encoded by the coding sequence ATGGTATTTCGTCCTCTGTACACCTGCAGCTTACTGCTAATAGTAAGCTTTTCCCCCCCTAACGCTATCGCCACCTCACTCTCTGATCAGGAGTTCCTTCGTCAGCAAGAACGGACCCGCAGCCTGCGCCAAGAGCAGGAGATCGCGCCCGATGTCCGCCTCCAGCAAGGTATGTCCGGTAGTGCAATGGATCCCCTTCCTGCCAACGAATTTCCTTGTTTCCAGATTCAACAGCTCAAAGTGGTGGGGGATCAGGCTTCGGCATTCTCTTGGCTGCTCACCGCTGTGCAGGCTCATGACGGTGCCCTGGAGGGCCGCTGCCTGGGCCAGAAAGCTATCAGTCAGCTTCAGGATCGTATGCAAAACGCGTTGATTGGCCGCGGCTATGTAACGTCACGCGTTTTGCTGGCACCGCAGGATATTTCCACAGGTGTACTGACCTTTACGTTTTTACCGGGCCGGATACAGCACATCCGTTTTGCCGACGGCACCTCGCCGCGTGCCACGCTGTGGAACGCCATGCCAGCAAAAGAGGGCGACATTCTTAATGTTCGCGACATCGAGCAGGGCCTTGAGAACTTCAAGCGTACGCCCACCACGGATGCGGATATTCAGATCATGCCGGCAACAGGACCGGATGCCGCACCGAATCAGAGTGACCTGCAAATACAGTGGAAAGAGCGCATTCCTTATCGGCTGACCCTGTCGGTTGACGACGGCGGTAGTCAGTCTACCGGGCTGTACCAAGGCAATGTCACCGTATCCGCCGACAACCTGTTGACCCTTAATGATCTTTTCTACGCCTCCCACAACCAGTCCTTGGGCGGAGGGCAGTCCGGAGATCGGGGAAGTTGGAGCGACACGCTGCATTACAGCCTGCCAGTCGGCTACTGGTTGCTGGGCATGACATTCAGCCATAACGAGTACCGCCAATCGGTTGCCGGGGCCTATCAGAGCTACATGTACCACGGCAAAAGCGAGAACAACGAGCTGTTACTTTCACGCGTGATCTATCGGGATGCCGTACGTAAGACGTCCATGACGCTCAAAGGGTGGCAACGAACCGCCAATAGCTACATTGATGATGCCGAAATTGACGTGCAACAGCGGCGGATGGCGGGATGGGAGTTCGGTTTGAGCCATCGGGAGTATCTGGGGGCCGCCACCCTGGATACCAATCTCAGATACCGCCAGGGCACGGGCGCGCTGCAATCCAAGCCCGCACCGGAAGAGGCCTTCAACGAAGGCACTTCCCGCATGCGCCTTTATCTGGCGGATGCCCAGTTAGAAGTGCCATTTCGTCTAGCTGGGGAATCTTTTCACGTGAATTCCAGCTTTCGTGGGCAATGGAACGATACCCCTTTGATTCCTCAGGATAGGTTTTCTATAGGCAGCCGCTATACCGTTCGCGGTTACAACGGCGAGAACCAGTTGAGTGCGGAAAGCGGCTGGTTTCTGCGCAACGATTTGGGTTGGTTCAAGGCCGGAATGGAGTTTTATCTGGGTTACGACTATGGCCGCGTGAGCGGGCCTTCTGCAGCCTTGTTGCAAGGGCAACGCCTAGCGGGTGGAACGCTAGGTGTTAGAGGCCAATGCTTCGGTGTGTCATACGACTTGTTTGTCAGCCAGCCTTTTGGCTATCCCGAGCATCTTAGAACCCCGCGCACTACGGGGGGGGTCAACCTCACTACCAGCTTTTGA
- a CDS encoding filamentous hemagglutinin N-terminal domain-containing protein, translating to MNQQCYRLVFNALRAMLMAVPEIASSVAGQRGLRVRSQSSATYWTVRPLVVTMLLSLGQPAFAQITADPTAPASQRPTVLNTANGSVQINIQTPTTGGISMNQYSQFNTTTAATVFNNSRASVQTQSAGWVSGNPWLSTGNARVIVNQVNSQNPSIIKGTLEIAGARADLIIANPAGLVFDGVSVLNASRTTFAAGTPVLSGGSLEGYRVGSGMVQVVGAG from the coding sequence ATGAATCAGCAGTGCTATCGTCTCGTTTTCAATGCCTTGCGCGCTATGCTCATGGCAGTACCTGAGATTGCCTCATCTGTAGCCGGACAGCGGGGCTTGAGAGTGCGATCCCAGTCATCGGCTACTTATTGGACGGTGCGCCCGCTGGTGGTCACAATGTTGCTGTCGCTGGGACAGCCCGCCTTCGCACAGATTACTGCCGACCCCACCGCCCCGGCATCACAACGCCCTACGGTGTTGAATACGGCCAATGGCTCGGTGCAGATCAATATCCAGACCCCGACAACTGGTGGGATCTCGATGAATCAGTATAGCCAGTTCAATACCACCACGGCGGCAACAGTATTCAACAATAGCCGCGCCTCCGTACAAACACAAAGCGCGGGTTGGGTCAGCGGGAACCCTTGGCTAAGCACCGGTAATGCGCGGGTGATCGTCAACCAAGTCAACAGCCAGAACCCGTCAATCATCAAAGGAACTCTGGAGATCGCCGGCGCAAGAGCGGACCTTATTATCGCCAACCCGGCGGGCCTGGTATTTGATGGTGTCAGCGTACTGAATGCCAGTCGTACTACTTTTGCCGCAGGCACTCCCGTTCTGTCTGGAGGTAGTCTTGAGGGGTATCGTGTTGGTTCGGGTATGGTCCAAGTCGTGGGGGCGGGCTGA